In Phaeobacter gallaeciensis DSM 26640, a genomic segment contains:
- a CDS encoding alpha-hydroxy acid oxidase, with protein MRSMDLHQRYPALSDLRQRARRRLPRFVWEYLDSGTGREITKARNRAALDSVGFAPSILHGPQTPDLSRRFLGIDRPLPFGVAPVGMSGLIWPDAERQLARCAAAHDIPYCLSTVASQSPEDLAGDLGAAPWFQLYPPKDPDIRHDLLARAKAAGFAGLVLTVDVPVASRRERQTRSGLTQPPRLTPRLLAQVAMRPTWAMGMAQRGLPHMRTLDKYTAGQTDSLSSTAHVGYLLRTSPDWDYVKWLRDHWDGPLIIKGVMRAEDAAPLEALGVDALWVSNHAGRQFDAALSTIETLPGIRAATRLPLIFDSGIEGGLDILRALALGADFVMLGRAFHFALAALGPRGPAHLIDILRKDLEANMGQLGIPDLTNLPQPLTLPPLNPPFATNRTDTDINTPP; from the coding sequence ATGCGCAGCATGGATTTGCATCAGCGTTATCCCGCTCTCAGTGACCTTCGCCAGCGCGCCCGGCGGCGCCTGCCGCGTTTTGTTTGGGAGTATCTGGACAGCGGCACGGGACGGGAGATCACCAAGGCCCGCAACCGTGCTGCGCTGGATTCCGTGGGCTTTGCGCCGTCCATTCTGCATGGTCCGCAGACGCCGGATCTGAGCCGTCGCTTTCTGGGCATTGACCGGCCGCTGCCCTTTGGTGTGGCACCGGTTGGCATGTCGGGGCTGATCTGGCCGGACGCAGAACGCCAGCTCGCACGCTGCGCTGCGGCACATGACATCCCTTATTGTCTCTCCACCGTGGCCAGCCAGTCGCCCGAAGATCTGGCCGGTGATCTGGGGGCCGCGCCGTGGTTCCAGCTCTACCCGCCGAAGGACCCTGACATCCGCCACGATCTGCTGGCGCGCGCCAAGGCCGCCGGCTTTGCCGGGCTGGTACTGACCGTGGATGTGCCCGTCGCCTCCCGGCGGGAACGGCAGACCCGCTCCGGGCTGACGCAGCCGCCGCGGCTCACCCCCCGGCTGCTGGCACAGGTGGCCATGCGACCGACCTGGGCCATGGGCATGGCGCAGCGTGGCCTGCCGCATATGCGGACATTGGACAAATACACCGCTGGCCAGACCGACAGCCTGTCGTCGACCGCCCATGTCGGCTACCTGCTGCGCACCTCGCCCGACTGGGACTATGTGAAATGGTTGCGGGACCATTGGGATGGCCCGTTGATCATCAAGGGCGTTATGCGCGCCGAAGATGCTGCGCCACTGGAGGCCCTTGGCGTAGATGCGCTCTGGGTATCCAATCACGCCGGGCGGCAGTTTGATGCGGCCCTGTCAACGATTGAGACCTTGCCCGGCATTCGCGCCGCCACCCGCCTGCCGCTGATTTTCGACAGCGGAATCGAGGGCGGGCTGGATATCCTGCGGGCGCTGGCATTGGGAGCTGACTTCGTGATGCTAGGCCGCGCCTTCCATTTTGCGCTCGCCGCGCTTGGACCACGGGGACCGGCGCATCTGATCGACATACTGCGTAAGGACCTGGAGGCAAACATGGGCCAACTCGGGATCCCCGATTTGACCAACTTGCCGCAACCGTTGACCCTTCCGCCCCTTAACCCGCCATTCGCGACAAATAGGACCGATACGGACATAAATACACCGCCGTAA